One segment of Oscillospiraceae bacterium MB08-C2-2 DNA contains the following:
- a CDS encoding ABC transporter permease, giving the protein MRLKSQPPFTTFQNVGSLFAEAYEPMLRSEGQAKEPLPFTMWAQTDNQRLEGIGAGRTQNVAWIAAKGDTRILLPVMQMLDVQDTNGCLLDAATAKKLFRNANAVGSTVKMGGVEYTVRGIIDRPDWTIVTQLPRESGHILTNITVSGTENTETFLLRHELSAAVTIKSSLYGSLARVLCLLPVFVVIWVGLTLLNRLRSSWRSYPVRCLLLSMGMLAVGTGGLLLLFTVIPHTLIPSQWSDFEFWQTAGNEFMQSVTNFISCAKYRPDLGWLYGVFQSSLGILAAHLVLCLVKTIDGKMVKITVSNRDQWKKCINVADVF; this is encoded by the coding sequence ATGAGGCTGAAAAGCCAGCCCCCCTTCACCACCTTCCAAAATGTGGGAAGTTTGTTTGCAGAGGCATATGAACCAATGCTGCGCTCCGAGGGCCAGGCCAAGGAGCCGCTGCCCTTTACAATGTGGGCCCAGACTGACAACCAGCGGTTGGAGGGCATAGGAGCAGGCCGCACCCAAAATGTCGCATGGATTGCCGCTAAGGGCGATACCCGCATCCTGCTGCCGGTGATGCAAATGCTGGATGTGCAGGATACAAACGGCTGTCTCCTTGATGCGGCCACTGCGAAAAAGCTTTTTCGAAACGCCAATGCCGTAGGCAGCACCGTGAAGATGGGCGGTGTGGAGTACACTGTCCGAGGCATCATTGACAGACCCGACTGGACTATTGTTACCCAGTTACCCCGGGAAAGCGGGCATATCCTCACTAACATCACGGTATCCGGCACGGAAAACACCGAGACTTTCCTGCTCCGGCATGAACTGTCGGCAGCGGTGACAATAAAGAGCAGCCTGTATGGTTCTTTGGCACGGGTTTTGTGCTTGCTGCCGGTCTTTGTAGTCATATGGGTTGGACTGACACTGCTGAACCGGCTGCGGTCTAGTTGGAGAAGCTACCCGGTGCGCTGCCTTCTCCTATCCATGGGGATGCTTGCAGTGGGAACAGGGGGGCTTTTGCTGCTGTTTACTGTCATTCCCCACACGCTGATTCCCTCCCAGTGGTCGGATTTTGAGTTCTGGCAGACAGCGGGAAATGAATTTATGCAGAGCGTCACCAACTTCATCTCCTGCGCAAAATACCGCCCGGATCTGGGATGGCTTTATGGTGTCTTTCAATCCTCTTTGGGGATTCTCGCCGCCCACTTGGTCCTGTGCCTCGTTAAAACAATTGACGGCAAGATGGTGAAGATAACAGTATCCAATCGGGACCAATGGAAGAAATGTATCAATGTTGCGGATGTTTTTTAG
- a CDS encoding ABC transporter ATP-binding protein: MENIISVKGLKKSYGNKIAVDGITFTVEKGSIFGLLGHNGAGKSTTIECILGTRLFEEGEIRVLSQNPLTNRKQLFQRVGVQFQNAAYQYKIKVREICEINHSLYKNSADWRVMLAEFGLADKMNSFVSDLSGGEQQKLYIILAVMHNPALVFFDELTTGLDPKARRTVWKYIHGLKAKGTTIFLTSHYMDEVENLCDKVVILKQGRILMSGTVNQVLAQSGKSNMDEAFLYFAEEEEAI, from the coding sequence ATGGAAAATATCATATCTGTGAAAGGGCTGAAAAAATCCTACGGAAACAAAATCGCTGTGGACGGCATCACCTTTACCGTGGAAAAAGGGAGCATTTTCGGGCTGCTTGGGCATAATGGGGCGGGGAAATCCACAACCATTGAATGTATTTTGGGGACAAGGCTCTTTGAAGAGGGAGAGATACGCGTGCTTTCCCAAAATCCCCTGACCAATCGCAAGCAGCTGTTTCAAAGGGTGGGTGTTCAGTTTCAGAACGCTGCCTATCAGTATAAAATCAAAGTGCGGGAAATTTGCGAGATCAATCATTCACTATACAAAAATTCAGCCGACTGGAGAGTCATGCTGGCAGAATTTGGGCTTGCGGACAAAATGAATTCTTTTGTTTCGGATTTATCCGGTGGCGAGCAGCAAAAGCTTTATATAATCCTTGCGGTTATGCACAATCCCGCGCTTGTATTTTTTGATGAGCTGACCACCGGGCTGGATCCCAAGGCCCGGCGTACTGTGTGGAAGTATATCCACGGTCTAAAAGCCAAGGGTACAACCATTTTTCTCACCTCTCACTACATGGATGAGGTGGAAAATCTGTGCGACAAGGTTGTAATTTTAAAACAGGGCAGAATTTTGATGAGCGGAACTGTGAACCAAGTGCTTGCCCAGAGCGGCAAATCCAACATGGATGAAGCATTCTTATACTTTGCAGAGGAGGAAGAAGCCATATGA
- a CDS encoding biotin/lipoyl-binding protein, producing MNMVTKAWNYQPAAEIRQSIKTRAISAIVWLLALMVCFTLISRATASMTVPIVDTEKPSPATISHTVIVDGVVETVGDSGVIAAGGALVREVSVKEGDTVAAGDLLFTYDSKDFNRQIAQYQTDLGKVGANLKAFDQQNTLDQENRERARERAQEDLNAIETYGDLDVQIAEEQVRAAGERVRAARDALNKYDGIRRSDYDEGEYTKKNTTGFVPNIGRRRLPMMRQCWLKKR from the coding sequence ATGAATATGGTTACCAAAGCGTGGAACTATCAGCCGGCCGCCGAAATTCGACAGAGCATTAAAACCCGAGCCATCAGCGCCATCGTGTGGCTGTTGGCGTTGATGGTGTGCTTTACCCTGATCTCCAGAGCCACTGCCTCTATGACCGTTCCGATTGTGGATACAGAAAAACCCAGCCCGGCCACCATCAGCCACACCGTTATCGTGGATGGCGTTGTGGAAACCGTGGGGGATAGCGGTGTGATTGCGGCCGGGGGGGCTCTTGTGCGGGAGGTCTCGGTCAAGGAGGGGGATACAGTTGCCGCCGGCGACCTGTTGTTTACCTACGACAGCAAGGACTTTAACCGGCAAATTGCCCAGTACCAGACCGATCTTGGCAAAGTCGGCGCCAACCTGAAAGCATTTGATCAGCAAAATACGTTGGATCAGGAAAACCGGGAGCGAGCCAGAGAGCGTGCTCAGGAGGATTTGAATGCCATTGAAACATACGGCGACCTGGATGTTCAGATAGCGGAAGAACAGGTGCGGGCGGCTGGGGAACGAGTACGCGCAGCCCGAGATGCACTGAATAAATATGACGGAATACGCCGTTCGGATTATGACGAAGGTGAATATACAAAGAAGAACACGACCGGCTTCGTTCCGAATATCGGCAGGCGCAGATTGCCTATGATGAGGCAATGCTGGCTCAAGAAAAGGTGA
- a CDS encoding MerR family transcriptional regulator has translation MSYSTSAIAKIAAVHPNTVRYYEAIGYLPAVHRKANGYRVFTDVHIEQLKLIKIAHRSEILQNNLREKTTEIIRLCAQNEYEQALANAREYQTLICVEEEKAMEAVRLVNELLNSQSTGTAPQGFTRRKAAESLGVTMDALRNWELNGLIEIPRKVNGYRFYTEKEMRELKITRVLRNANYSLMAILRMLHQLRGSPNTDLRKALDTPSPQEDIVYVTDRLLTSLMQAKRDAGEMVAHILQRIK, from the coding sequence ATGAGCTATTCTACATCTGCAATTGCCAAAATAGCAGCGGTGCACCCCAACACAGTCCGGTATTACGAAGCAATTGGATACCTGCCTGCTGTGCATCGCAAAGCAAATGGGTATCGGGTTTTTACCGATGTGCATATAGAGCAGCTCAAACTAATCAAAATTGCACATCGAAGTGAAATTCTGCAAAATAATTTGCGGGAAAAAACCACGGAAATTATTCGGCTGTGTGCTCAAAATGAGTATGAGCAAGCCCTTGCCAACGCCAGAGAGTACCAGACTCTCATTTGTGTGGAAGAGGAAAAGGCAATGGAAGCCGTTCGGCTTGTTAATGAGCTGCTAAATAGCCAAAGCACCGGCACCGCCCCCCAAGGCTTCACCAGAAGGAAAGCCGCTGAGTCTCTTGGTGTGACAATGGATGCTCTGCGTAACTGGGAGCTTAACGGGCTTATTGAAATTCCCCGCAAAGTGAATGGCTACAGGTTTTACACCGAAAAAGAGATGCGGGAACTGAAGATTACCAGGGTGTTGCGCAATGCCAATTATTCCCTCATGGCGATTTTGCGAATGCTCCATCAGTTGCGCGGCAGCCCCAATACCGACCTGCGCAAGGCTCTGGATACGCCCAGCCCCCAGGAGGACATTGTGTATGTGACAGATCGCCTGCTCACCTCGTTGATGCAGGCGAAGCGGGATGCAGGCGAAATGGTCGCACATATATTGCAGAGAATAAAATAA
- a CDS encoding ABC transporter permease, translated as MKTLWLMYKTEAKLSIREFSSVLFGVLVPAGLIILLGVLYGDGTLAGAQAVRQIDVSFGAVCTLGISSAGLMGIPITLSDYRWRKILKRYKVTPISPITLLLSHVFFCFSLSIVSTVLVYILSAALFGFAFKGSLAAFIGVYLLVMISIHAIGMVVASLSPNAQMAGVLASVIYFPMIFLSGATIPYEIMPKTLQTVADFMPLTQGIKLLKTVSLGLPLTDALFSFVVMVVTAVVGIVVSVRFFRWE; from the coding sequence ATGAAAACCTTATGGTTGATGTATAAAACGGAGGCAAAACTCTCAATCAGAGAATTTTCATCGGTGCTTTTTGGTGTGCTGGTTCCCGCCGGGCTGATTATACTGCTGGGGGTTCTGTATGGCGATGGGACTCTGGCCGGCGCACAAGCGGTGCGGCAAATTGATGTCAGCTTTGGCGCTGTGTGCACGCTGGGCATCTCTTCCGCCGGTCTGATGGGGATACCAATCACTCTTTCCGATTACCGCTGGAGAAAGATTTTGAAGAGATACAAAGTCACCCCAATCAGCCCCATAACCTTGCTTTTATCCCATGTGTTTTTTTGCTTTAGCCTCTCCATTGTATCAACAGTTCTGGTATATATTCTGTCGGCAGCACTGTTTGGGTTTGCATTCAAAGGCTCTTTGGCTGCCTTTATCGGGGTGTATTTATTGGTTATGATTTCCATTCATGCCATTGGCATGGTTGTGGCAAGCCTTTCGCCCAATGCGCAGATGGCCGGTGTGCTTGCAAGTGTGATCTATTTCCCCATGATTTTCTTATCCGGTGCAACCATACCCTATGAGATTATGCCAAAGACACTGCAAACTGTAGCCGACTTTATGCCGCTTACACAAGGGATTAAGCTGCTGAAAACAGTTTCTCTGGGTCTGCCGTTGACCGATGCGCTGTTTAGCTTTGTGGTGATGGTGGTGACAGCAGTTGTGGGAATCGTTGTTTCTGTTCGGTTCTTTCGCTGGGAATAG
- a CDS encoding extracellular solute-binding protein, with amino-acid sequence MSTTLYPASNGDLISVGLTAQVLQIGVKNWKIKNTFQGTPGVGISPGVASYGNTIAINSADTIALYNMDSGSPTGEIAAIGDVGASYMTQKVSTISISPDGSAYFYANESGIYRVPMDTTVSERLVDGSLSSLGIQSLTFTNIFSVGSDEYLAMARTTESGSRLFRYVYNPDIPAEPSETLGVYSLQDNKTIHQAISGYQIQHPDVRVNYQVGLQEGSGIPSADAMRTLSTELLAGKGPDVIVLDGIDVNGFIQKNILQDMTDVVSGINTLSNITGTYQQDGKLYAVPTRFYIPMLLGDGVEKVKNLSDFTTWLGTQYTSDIGIRTEELVERFYASCSYRWFGSDGSLNEAAFRSDMEQLGKLAEGIRSVGEVNAYGNVAIDTLLWYGGAISSNYAMVSGYVDVTLLAAAIKNRPTGSYTLFPNEDGGVFVPGTVLGINAATGSLDDAKSFVQHVLSDEVQNTHLGDGFSVNASAFESLSQDPITNEASDEAMAQLTVPDARTGEQTEVSLSVKWPSEEFMTGFKSMLRGASVPVKANAVIKEMIIDETAGFISGTKSLDETVKSFKQKMDLYLAE; translated from the coding sequence ATGTCAACAACTCTGTATCCCGCCAGCAATGGGGATTTAATCTCTGTGGGCCTTACCGCACAGGTGCTGCAGATTGGCGTAAAAAATTGGAAGATCAAAAACACGTTTCAGGGAACACCAGGGGTGGGAATCTCTCCAGGCGTGGCAAGCTACGGAAATACCATTGCCATAAATTCCGCTGATACGATTGCCCTATACAATATGGACAGCGGCTCCCCCACTGGGGAAATCGCCGCAATAGGTGATGTAGGCGCCTCGTATATGACTCAAAAAGTCTCCACTATTTCCATCTCTCCCGATGGCTCCGCTTACTTCTATGCCAACGAGAGCGGCATTTACCGGGTTCCTATGGACACCACCGTGTCCGAGCGGCTGGTAGATGGCAGTCTTAGCTCCCTTGGCATCCAGAGCCTGACCTTCACCAACATTTTCAGTGTGGGCAGTGATGAATATCTGGCCATGGCCCGCACCACGGAATCCGGCTCCCGCCTGTTCCGGTATGTCTATAACCCGGATATTCCCGCCGAACCCAGCGAAACTCTGGGCGTATATTCCCTCCAAGACAACAAGACCATTCATCAGGCCATTTCCGGCTATCAGATTCAGCACCCCGATGTCCGTGTGAATTACCAGGTTGGATTGCAGGAGGGCAGCGGGATACCCTCAGCGGATGCCATGCGCACCCTTTCCACCGAGCTGTTGGCCGGTAAAGGCCCCGATGTCATCGTGCTGGATGGTATAGACGTAAACGGCTTCATTCAGAAAAACATCCTGCAGGATATGACCGATGTTGTTTCTGGAATCAACACCCTCTCCAATATCACCGGCACCTACCAGCAGGATGGCAAGCTCTATGCAGTTCCCACCCGGTTCTATATCCCTATGCTACTGGGTGACGGCGTGGAAAAGGTAAAAAACCTCAGCGACTTCACCACTTGGCTGGGAACCCAGTATACCTCAGACATTGGCATCCGTACAGAAGAGTTGGTGGAGCGCTTCTACGCTTCCTGTTCCTACCGCTGGTTTGGGAGCGACGGCAGCCTGAATGAGGCGGCATTCCGCAGCGACATGGAGCAATTGGGTAAGCTGGCGGAGGGCATCCGCAGTGTGGGAGAGGTGAATGCCTATGGCAATGTTGCCATTGATACTTTGCTTTGGTACGGTGGTGCCATTTCATCCAACTATGCCATGGTCAGCGGTTATGTGGATGTCACATTGCTTGCCGCCGCCATCAAAAACCGCCCCACTGGCAGCTACACGTTATTTCCCAACGAAGACGGCGGTGTATTTGTTCCCGGAACCGTGCTGGGCATCAATGCTGCTACCGGCTCTCTGGACGATGCCAAAAGCTTTGTACAGCATGTTCTATCCGACGAAGTGCAGAACACCCACCTAGGTGATGGCTTTTCGGTAAACGCCTCCGCCTTTGAATCATTGAGCCAAGACCCCATAACCAACGAAGCCTCAGACGAAGCGATGGCGCAGCTGACAGTGCCTGACGCCCGTACCGGAGAGCAGACCGAGGTATCCCTCAGTGTCAAATGGCCCTCTGAGGAATTCATGACCGGGTTCAAGAGCATGTTGAGGGGCGCTTCAGTACCGGTTAAGGCCAATGCGGTAATTAAGGAAATGATTATTGATGAAACAGCAGGATTTATCAGTGGAACAAAATCCCTCGACGAAACCGTCAAATCCTTCAAGCAAAAGATGGATCTCTACCTTGCAGAATAA
- a CDS encoding iron chelate uptake ABC transporter family permease subunit: protein MAALISLLHDYTFQTVALGSALLGIISGVLGSFAVLRRQSLLGDGVSHSALPGVVMAFILLGSKNTEVLLLGALLSGLASTLLILGITRYSRIKFDSALALVMSVFFGLGLVLLTYVQKLPNSNQAGLKRFIFGQASTLLQRDVLLMAGCGAILLLLVALFWKELSLFTFDSEFAQSLGFSPKWLNLLLSFMIVVSIILGLQTVGVILMSAMLIAPAVAARQWTDRLWVMVILAALFGAVAGVAGTAASSLTPKLPTGPAIVVFVSLFVLIGVLFAPGRGILHRIWRRWRNRQLLLKEGGKPDVPAV from the coding sequence ATGGCAGCGCTTATTTCGCTCCTTCACGATTATACCTTTCAGACAGTGGCGCTGGGTTCTGCACTTTTAGGTATTATCAGCGGTGTGCTGGGGAGCTTTGCGGTGCTGCGCAGGCAAAGCCTTCTGGGGGATGGGGTTTCCCATTCCGCCCTGCCGGGCGTGGTAATGGCTTTTATTCTGCTGGGCAGCAAAAATACAGAGGTTTTGCTGTTGGGAGCGTTGCTCTCCGGGCTTGCTTCCACTCTGCTGATTTTGGGAATTACCCGCTACAGCCGAATCAAGTTTGACAGTGCCTTGGCGCTTGTGATGTCGGTTTTCTTTGGGCTGGGGCTGGTGCTTCTTACTTACGTGCAGAAATTGCCCAATTCCAATCAGGCGGGTCTCAAACGCTTTATCTTTGGGCAGGCCTCTACACTGCTCCAAAGAGATGTACTTCTTATGGCTGGCTGCGGTGCTATTTTGCTGCTGCTTGTGGCCCTGTTTTGGAAAGAACTGAGCCTGTTTACCTTTGACAGTGAATTTGCTCAAAGCTTAGGTTTTTCTCCCAAATGGCTGAACCTGCTGCTTTCCTTTATGATTGTGGTATCCATTATCCTAGGCTTGCAGACAGTGGGCGTGATTCTGATGAGCGCCATGTTGATTGCGCCAGCGGTAGCCGCCCGTCAGTGGACTGACCGACTGTGGGTTATGGTAATATTGGCGGCTTTGTTCGGAGCCGTTGCCGGTGTTGCGGGCACAGCGGCCAGCTCGCTGACTCCCAAGCTGCCCACTGGCCCTGCCATTGTGGTATTTGTCAGCCTGTTTGTGTTGATCGGGGTGCTGTTTGCGCCGGGGCGGGGCATTCTGCACCGGATTTGGAGGCGCTGGAGAAATCGTCAGCTGCTGCTAAAAGAAGGAGGTAAGCCGGATGTCCCCGCAGTTTGA
- the ugpC gene encoding sn-glycerol-3-phosphate ABC transporter ATP-binding protein UgpC produces MACLKLESIQKVYPGGAQAVKDFNLEIADKEFVVFVGPSGCGKSTTLRMIAGLESISGGNLYIGDRLVNNISPKDRDIAMVFQNYALYPHMTVYDNIAYGLKVRRTPKDAIHRRVMEVAEQLEITEYLGRKPKAMSGGQRQRVALGRAMVRNPSVFPLDEPLSNLDAKLRASMRIEIMGLHKRLETTFIYVTHDQTEAMTMADRIVIMKGGLIQQIDTPQNLYLHPANQFVAGFIGMPQMNFFPAMVHQRDGAYCAEIAENTVALPPCADYAAYLGREVILGIRPEHVWINGDPHGIETQLVLHELMGAETYLHLEFSGQKLVCRTAEMDCAKGSFSITFNIARILLFDKNTGRTIGLAEKG; encoded by the coding sequence ATGGCCTGTTTGAAGCTGGAAAGTATTCAAAAAGTCTACCCGGGAGGCGCTCAGGCCGTCAAGGATTTCAATCTGGAGATTGCGGACAAGGAGTTTGTTGTTTTTGTCGGCCCCTCGGGCTGTGGCAAGAGCACTACGCTCCGCATGATTGCGGGTCTGGAATCCATCTCCGGCGGCAACCTATACATTGGAGACCGGCTGGTCAACAACATATCCCCCAAGGACCGGGACATTGCCATGGTATTCCAGAACTACGCCCTCTACCCCCACATGACGGTGTATGACAACATTGCCTATGGGTTGAAGGTGCGCCGCACTCCTAAGGATGCAATCCACCGCCGGGTCATGGAGGTGGCGGAACAGTTGGAGATCACGGAATACCTGGGCCGCAAACCCAAGGCCATGTCGGGAGGTCAGCGCCAACGGGTGGCGCTAGGCAGAGCAATGGTACGGAATCCCTCCGTTTTCCCGCTGGATGAACCCCTCTCCAACCTGGACGCCAAGCTGCGGGCCTCCATGCGCATCGAAATTATGGGGCTTCACAAACGGCTAGAAACCACCTTTATCTATGTGACCCACGACCAAACCGAGGCCATGACCATGGCGGATAGGATTGTCATCATGAAGGGCGGCCTCATCCAGCAGATCGACACGCCGCAGAATCTATACCTTCATCCGGCCAATCAGTTTGTGGCGGGCTTCATCGGCATGCCGCAGATGAATTTCTTCCCTGCCATGGTTCACCAACGGGACGGTGCCTACTGTGCAGAAATTGCGGAGAATACCGTGGCACTCCCGCCCTGTGCGGATTATGCCGCATATTTAGGGCGGGAGGTCATCCTGGGTATTCGCCCGGAGCATGTCTGGATTAACGGCGACCCCCACGGGATTGAGACCCAGCTGGTGCTCCATGAGCTCATGGGAGCGGAGACCTATCTGCATCTGGAGTTCTCCGGGCAAAAATTGGTGTGCCGCACCGCAGAAATGGACTGTGCCAAGGGGTCTTTTTCCATTACCTTTAACATAGCAAGGATTTTATTGTTTGATAAAAACACCGGCAGAACTATCGGTCTGGCTGAAAAAGGGTGA
- a CDS encoding HAMP domain-containing sensor histidine kinase gives MTLSLILKDTAPENIQLFRVRIVTVLCLLVALGLLILFAHYFIGYTLKPVEKSRKQQTEFVSAASHELRSPLAVISAGAGAIKKGTLEEAREYADKIEAECARLSRLTGDLLKLASVDSGSWQMKLSEINPETVIIGMAERSEDLAAQRSIRLEIHMEEILFPILHVDEQRIEQALTILMDNALGYTPTRGTIHLGTYVQRKNVYFTVTDSGPGVPDGDKERIFDRFYRGDSARTDKEHFGIGLSVAKEIALLHKGNLSVHDAAGGGAQFRLKLPY, from the coding sequence ATGACGTTGTCACTAATCCTGAAAGATACGGCGCCGGAAAACATCCAGCTTTTCCGGGTGCGCATTGTCACGGTGCTCTGTCTGCTGGTTGCGCTTGGGCTGCTCATTCTGTTCGCTCATTATTTTATCGGCTACACCTTGAAACCGGTGGAAAAGAGCCGCAAGCAGCAGACTGAGTTTGTGTCTGCCGCCTCCCATGAGCTGCGCTCCCCCTTGGCTGTCATATCCGCTGGTGCGGGGGCTATCAAGAAAGGCACCTTGGAGGAGGCACGGGAGTATGCAGATAAAATCGAGGCCGAATGCGCGCGCCTTTCCCGGCTCACCGGTGACCTCCTGAAGCTGGCAAGCGTTGACAGCGGCTCCTGGCAGATGAAGCTGTCGGAGATCAACCCGGAGACGGTTATCATTGGCATGGCGGAGCGGTCCGAGGATCTGGCGGCCCAACGGAGCATCCGACTGGAAATCCACATGGAGGAAATCCTATTTCCCATACTCCATGTGGATGAACAGCGCATTGAACAGGCGCTGACCATTCTAATGGACAACGCCTTGGGATACACCCCCACCCGCGGCACGATACATCTGGGCACCTATGTGCAGCGGAAAAACGTATACTTCACCGTAACCGACAGCGGCCCCGGCGTACCGGATGGAGACAAGGAGCGAATCTTTGACCGGTTCTACCGGGGGGATAGTGCCCGCACCGACAAGGAGCATTTCGGCATCGGGTTGTCGGTGGCCAAGGAGATCGCACTGCTCCACAAAGGCAATCTGTCGGTTCACGATGCTGCGGGCGGCGGGGCGCAGTTCAGGCTAAAGTTGCCCTATTAA